One Raphanus sativus cultivar WK10039 unplaced genomic scaffold, ASM80110v3 Scaffold3100, whole genome shotgun sequence genomic window, atttagttttattttcttctgtagtttttttatttatttttctcatcgCTACCTTATACTGTTTTATCTTTTGTACGAGTTCCGTGAAAACGACGGCGTCTCAGTGTTATCGGTGATGAACGGATCTTGACCGTTGGATTTTATcgaattgtttttcttttactgTGGAGCACATGATAGATGATTAACTCTTTTGATATATATTGACAAAAAAGAAACTCTAGATATTTGGGTTCTGAAAAGAGCCCATTTCTATTGTAAAAGAGGGAAGATGAGGCCCAAAGTTATTAAGactgtttgtttgtttggttgCCGCAGCACTATTAGCGTTGAAAATTCAGGTCCAATCTAGGAAATCATTATACTGAATTCTTAATTGACTTGGCTAATATCTACTTTctccatttcaaaataatattattaaaaaaacatattaaaatatacttattACTGTAtagttttctgtaattttatgGTTCCTATaattctaaaccaataaaatttcaagaaatataataatgtttttaaaaatcacaattttttattattaattgaccaaaaatacattgaaaatatactaaaaaaattttaaacaatttttttcccagaatatggaaaaaaataatataaatctaattgGAGTTTGGTCAATGTTATACAATAAAGAAAATTGCAAATAAGAGTTTAAGATTTTATCAAATGGATGATCGCCAAACTAATAGcttcaaagaaaataaaattgttattctATTATCTAGGAAGATGGCTTAGAAGAAATCATCTTCAGATTTTAGTTTATgtgtaataatatattttatccattTTAAATTTGACTATTATAACTACATATTTTGTATTGTTGTAttttatatgaataaataaaatagttgttattgacagacagaaaaaaaaagttgttaagAAAACGAAACAGCCCATATAAGATAAGGCTCGTTGGGCTTTTGAAGATTGTTGGATTATAGGTTTAGGGACGTCTGATTTAGCGTAGTGAGAGAGAGACTCTTCCACAACATTTTCagacacagagagagagagagagagagagagagaagcgaaTAAAGAGATCCGGAAGAATGGCGACGGCGATAGTACGTTCAGCACTTTCACGAGCAGCGATCGGCGCGGCCCCGAGGACATCCGTTGCCCCAAAGAGAAGATTTTCATCTTCTGCTGGCCATGACGATGCTTGTAATATTTTTCTCATCTCTTTTTCAATCCGATCTAGTTTTTTTTGCGTGTCTAGTTTTGTCTCTGATTTTACTCAATACTGAAGATTtggtatatataattatttactaGCTCTGAATTGATTTAAGATTCAATATGATTCTACACGGATTCAATTCAAATATAGATTTGGATCGAGCGATTGGTCAATTTGGATTGGATGTATCAAAATATTCAATGATCCATTTTGAAAGGATCCAaagtcttaattttttttaattaattttaacagATGAAGCAGCGAAGTGGGAGAAGATAACATATCTGGGAATAGCTAGTTGCACTGCTCTAGCCGCCTATGTTTTATCTAAGGGTCATCATCACGGCGAGGATCCTCCTGTAAGCCACTCCTTTCTCTTCTTATTGGATTTTACTcttttattactttattttagagAGCATGGTTATATGTAGCCATTATTAGCCTgtaagatgatgatgaagttgttACTTAATGCCATTTTGTTTAACATCTTTGTGTTTCCCCTTTGTTATACAGGCCTATCCATATATGCACATCCGCAACAAGGAGTTTCCTTGGGGTATGTAAATCTAATACTCTTCctggtatttttttttcagttttttcgTATTACTGTTTATTTTCAACTTGTTGGAGATGTGACAAAGAATGTGTCTCTTATCATGGCTTGCTTCTCCTTAAAACCTTTATAGGCTCTGAGTCAAAGATTATCCGTAGCTTTCTGAAATTTTACTCTGTTCTATATTTTTGCTGTCCTCAGGTCCAGACGGTCTCTTTGAGGTGAAGCACAACGAAGGGCACTGAAATCTTCTTTGCGTCTTTACAATAAATTTTCTTATTCTCTGTTCATTTGATAGGCTAAATTGCTTATCGTCTTTGTTTTAACGTTGTCTACTATTTGCTACACCACTCTTGTTGGGAAATAAGAATAATAACTTTGGTTTGTTGTTATCAAATACGTACTTGTGGTTCCTCAAATCTCTTGCGATTCAATCTCAATAAAAATGGAGATTTTGAGACAGAACAAagataaaaagttttatttcatACATTGATTTGTTTCAAAACTCAGTACTACTAATTGAGGATTAGTTCCCGTGATATGAAAAAAGTATTTTTAGTGTATGTAGTAGTATACAGTACATGACAGACAAATTTGGTTAAAGGGACTCACTCACTCAGCAGCAACTTTGTCGTTGGTGAATCCATTGTTAGACTCGGGCTGAGTTTTCAGTTCTGTTCCAGCAGCATCCTTAGCATGTTCGTGATCACCAGTTTTGTTGTCTTTCTTCTCCTTGTCCGACTCTGTTTTTGATGTGTcattctctgttttcttttcgtCATCAGAACCTGATTTGCTTTGCTCGTTGCCAGATTGACTCTTGTTTCCCTCAGTTTCATGTTCGTCACTCTTCTCCTGTTTGTTTGAAGAATCAGTAGATTCCACCTGTTCAATGGTCTTCTCGCTGTTAGTGTTTTCCGTTTCATGGTCTTCTTTCTCCCTCTTCTCGGCTTCTTTACTCACATTCTCCTCTTGGGACAAAGACTGGCCTTTCTCAGTGTTCTCCTCTTTTAGAGAAGCCTCTCCTTTCTCCTTGTTCTCAGTTTCTTTGCTCACACTCTCCTCTTGGGACGAAGACTCTATTTTCTCAGTGTTCTcagtttctttgttttcattcTCCTCTTGCGTAGAAGCCTCACCTTTCTCCTTGTTCCCAGTTTCTTTGCTCTCACTCTCCTCTTGGGACGAAGACTCACCTTTCTCAATGTTCTcagtttctttgttttcattcTTCTCTTGCGAAGAAGCCTCTCCTTTCTCCTTTTCCTCTTGTTGTGAAGtctcttctttctccttcttATGTCCCTCTTCTTCTTTACTCTCCTCTTGGGATGAAGAgtcctctttcttctttttctggGGTCCTTCCTCTTTACTATCGTCTTGGGACAAGGACTCCTCTTTGCTTTTACTCTCCACTTCAGATGAGAGTTGAGAAGATTGTATCTTCTCCCGCTCGTCTTCttcatttctagtttcttgatAACCAATGGTCTTTTCAGTTGCATTAGAAGCCGACTGGTTACTACTCTCAGGAAATTCACCATTAGAATCAGAGAAGCCCTTCTCCAACACCACACTCTTGGTTACTGTTTCATCAGACTCGTTGTCACCTCCTGTGTTCTCCCCTGCTTCAGTCTTCTTCGTCTCTTGCTgctcaccatcatcatcacttcCATTTCCCTCGGTTGTGTTGGAAgaaacaatattattaataacaaCAGAATCTTTAACTAGCTGTTCCGTCTTTGGACCAGACTCGTCTTCATGGAAACTGACAGTCTCAGTAATATTAGACTtactctcttcctcctccatcTCATGAACCACCTCACTAGAAGCATCATCACCCTTGTAATTCTTCTCTCTAGCTTCTTCACTACTCGTCTCACTCTCATCCTCCCCTTCTTCATTCCCTGTACCTTGACTTTCCTTGTCATTACTCCCTTCCTCCTCACCTCTCTCCTCCTCCCTCTCCAAaatctcctcttcattcttgATCACTTCATCATTCTTCTTAGTCTCCTCGACGACACCACCACGGTTAACATCTTTCCTTCCCAGCTTCACCACTTGATCATCCTCCCCAGCTGAAACAATCTTTGCAGCACCTTTCTTGTCATCAACATGTGAATGCCTGAGTTGATAAAGGAGCCATATCCCCACAGCGAGCAACAGAGTGAACTGAAGACAGTGTTTGACCTTCAATCCCTTTGATCTCTGCCCTCTTCTCGGCGATGATCTccccattttaaaaaaaaaactctcaaaccaaaccctaattcccaaaaaagaaaaaaaacaaatatctcaGAAACCAAAATAGCAAATCATTTTAGGCGCGCACTTTCAAGCTCAGAGAAGAACGTAATCACAAATCAAAAAGGCTCAATTTGTACTTTaaataatccaaaaaaaaacgtATAATCAATCGACAATCACATGTATATAGAACAAAACGGCggtaaaatcaataaaataaaaaggggaaaattaaaaaaaaaaacctggaAAAGTTTGATCAGCCGAAGTAAAACTTCTAATCCCGGCGAAGATGAAAGATCAAAGAAGGAAAGGTAATAAGTGTGAGCGAGTTCTTGGATCTAGGGACAAGGAGAAAAGAAGAGTTAGATAGTAACGTCAAAACTCGTGCTTCCTTCCTTCCGCACTTTAAATATTTCTTAACCACTCTCTCTAACTGTGACTTCAAGGCGACGTCGTCGGTCGACTTTCTTTTTTTCCGCTGACTTCAACTCTTCAAATTAACGTCCTTTCCTACTTTCTATAAtactatttcttttcttttttcttatattagGCCCATAAGGCCCGTTTTCACCTAATGGGCTGATGATATTAGGCCCGTAATATCAAAACGCAAACGGGTAACTATGAACGTTGTAACTAGTATATCATCTGTGAGCTGTGACCCAAAGTTAGCCTTCTTGACCGACCATCGATACCCCAACTCAATGTTAGGCTGAAAAAACATCTCATATAgtcatatgtttttttctttttttgaaggATCATATAGTCATCTGTTGTAAAACATATTTGTTTGAAATGGATAAGATAAACCATTTGCTTCAGCCTAACCAAATTTACGTAtactcatatattttataatagtcTTGATGATCTTTCATCTTAATAGTGATAGTAATTTAGGTGTGCAGATTTCCTTTGCTCCATATATTATAAGCTTTCAACGAAATTAATAACCCTTCATCACTTCTTTCAGAATGCCCAACCCATGCATGCTTTAAACCGTGTACTTACTCATCGAGTACCTCGTACTTTTCATGCATATAACAGTAGATAGACCCATCTATAATTATGATATTGTTGGACATTTTTCATGAGTTGAGCTATGATGTGATGGTATAGTGGTACAAATGTCATGGTGGATGTTATACCATATATTATAATTGACTACCGGTTTATCTACTAATAATGTAAACTTGGGAATTAGTTCTAGACATAACTAAATCAGATCATTAACCAGCAATATATATCCTTTAACAGAGAAAAATATAACAAACGATCTATATAGGATATTGATTTTgtcccaaaaaaaaagttgattagAAATATTTACTATGCATAagaaataatatacatataaatatttgagGTGTTGCCAGAGAGAAAACGTCTGAGACGTGTTTGCCATTGTGCGTACAGATTCATACCCAGATTAAGGACCAAAATCCATATTGGACCATTGGAATCTTTATTCTTCTCtgtatttttttgtcttcaGCTCTTTGAGAATAATTATTCTCTGCATTATTGAAATTGCTTTTGTCTatgttacaaatataaatatgatgtttaagtttaaattatattgtaaatGATGGGTTTAAATCCggatacatacatacatacatatacagTACGTACGTACCAAACATGGTGGTCATAGAAAATAACTTTTTGTAATGATGTTACATGGCTGACCATTAATCCATATTTAATCGTAGTAACAAAAGAAGAAATTATATACTCACAGTCTCATATAATAATATCTCACGTGGAAGCATTAACCTTATCTGATATTATGATGAGCAAAGGCATGTGTTGTAGAAGAACCAATGAATGAGGTATGGAGCAATGGACGTTAGAATAGATCATGGAGAGTGATTATGGATATGTCCAAAATGCCTCCACGTGACTGTACGTTGTCATCTCTGTTCTTAAAAGAATTTATCTCCAATGGCTCTAAGCCTCTTTCCTACATTGGTAATTCCATCCATAACTCGAAGGAAGTGATGCAACAGAGAAGATAGCGAAAACAGTTAAATAAACATAACACAAAGAGATCggaatattttatgtttttactcTCATTGTTTCTTCCTCGTCTATGCTTCTTATTTTGTGTCTCTTCGTTTTGTCACGTAGTTTTTAATGGCTTCGACGAGAGTGCGACATGTGACATAAATCgtctaaacacacaaaaatgcaattttctcagattataaacatttttacaGGGAGGTCGCATTTTGAAATCTGTCGGCGGTTCACAGATACTGATATTACAGAACAAAAACATTTAAGCGACATGAACCAAAGTATTCGTCTTTTAACAAAGGCTGAGTGAGGAATTAACGATAGTAAAATGCTTCGTTTACCACAGAGACTCATTAATTCAACAATGATTTAGCCATCATAGCAAATTGCAAATTAACCGAGCTATTgaaataaaatcattatttcTCCGTT contains:
- the LOC108823031 gene encoding cytochrome c oxidase subunit 6a, mitochondrial; protein product: MATAIVRSALSRAAIGAAPRTSVAPKRRFSSSAGHDDAYEAAKWEKITYLGIASCTALAAYVLSKGHHHGEDPPAYPYMHIRNKEFPWGPDGLFEVKHNEGH
- the LOC108823030 gene encoding uncharacterized protein LOC108823030, translated to MGRSSPRRGQRSKGLKVKHCLQFTLLLAVGIWLLYQLRHSHVDDKKGAAKIVSAGEDDQVVKLGRKDVNRGGVVEETKKNDEVIKNEEEILEREEERGEEEGSNDKESQGTGNEEGEDESETSSEEAREKNYKGDDASSEVVHEMEEEESKSNITETVSFHEDESGPKTEQLVKDSVVINNIVSSNTTEGNGSDDDGEQQETKKTEAGENTGGDNESDETVTKSVVLEKGFSDSNGEFPESSNQSASNATEKTIGYQETRNEEDEREKIQSSQLSSEVESKSKEESLSQDDSKEEGPQKKKKEDSSSQEESKEEEGHKKEKEETSQQEEKEKGEASSQEKNENKETENIEKGESSSQEESESKETGNKEKGEASTQEENENKETENTEKIESSSQEESVSKETENKEKGEASLKEENTEKGQSLSQEENVSKEAEKREKEDHETENTNSEKTIEQVESTDSSNKQEKSDEHETEGNKSQSGNEQSKSGSDDEKKTENDTSKTESDKEKKDNKTGDHEHAKDAAGTELKTQPESNNGFTNDKVAAE